One stretch of Priestia megaterium DNA includes these proteins:
- a CDS encoding DUF421 domain-containing protein — MGYAESTFRIACSFFVLLLLTRLMGKTEISQLNVFTFITAITIGNIASSLSTDKRVEIDKGVYSLLGWTFLTIAMGYIGMKSKKARHLITGEPKIVIKQGKVMEKALKQVRLDIESLLGMLRQQNVFSIKDVEYAILEINGNLSVMQKQDKKPNSWSKTLLFPTSTGVIYDGKANEDSLKDLHVDHNWLHKQLEKAGVNSIDDVFYAEVQSDGSLYIDYKKDKFNS; from the coding sequence ATGGGCTATGCTGAATCGACGTTTCGAATCGCCTGTTCATTTTTTGTGCTGCTTCTTTTAACGCGGCTCATGGGAAAAACAGAAATCAGCCAGTTAAATGTGTTTACATTTATTACGGCGATTACGATTGGTAATATTGCTTCTTCCCTCTCCACTGATAAGCGAGTAGAGATTGATAAAGGAGTTTATTCACTGCTAGGATGGACATTTTTAACGATCGCTATGGGCTATATTGGAATGAAATCGAAAAAAGCACGGCATCTTATTACCGGTGAGCCAAAAATTGTGATTAAGCAAGGAAAAGTGATGGAAAAGGCGTTAAAGCAAGTACGGCTAGATATTGAATCTCTTTTAGGGATGCTGAGGCAGCAAAACGTATTTTCCATAAAAGATGTCGAGTACGCTATATTAGAAATCAACGGAAATCTTTCCGTTATGCAAAAACAAGATAAAAAGCCAAACTCGTGGTCAAAAACGCTTTTATTTCCAACTTCAACCGGCGTTATTTACGATGGCAAAGCGAACGAAGATTCGTTGAAGGACCTGCACGTAGATCATAACTGGCTGCATAAACAGCTAGAAAAAGCGGGAGTCAACTCAATTGATGACGTCTTTTACGCTGAGGTTCAATCGGACGGATCGCTTTATATTGACTATAAAAAAGACAAATTTAACTCATAA
- a CDS encoding DHA2 family efflux MFS transporter permease subunit, giving the protein MNTQTQQSDQARTRSIFGVMIMGALVAFLNQTLINIALPQMMDHFHVTAATGNWLTTIFMLVNGIVIPITAFLMNRFTTRQLYITAMGLFTVGTLLCGIAPTFSVILVGRVVQAAGAGILFPLITNVIFTLFPPDRRGFAMGIFGVAMNFAPAVGPTLSGLIVEHYSWRVLFFMMFPIALINVIAAIILVKNVTETSRPKLDVLGVILSTIGFGGLLYAFATGGTKGWTSTEVLAMFIVGGISILFFIFRQLKIDQPLLEFRIFRYRMFTLTTIINVIVTMAMFSGMILMPIYMQNVRGFSPFLSGLLLLPGGIVMGIMSPITGRLFDKFGARWLAVIGLAITVVTTYELTKLETTTTFMYVMIVYTVRMFGMSLLMMPIFTAGLNELALSLNKYGTAMVNTLRMVAGAVGMAFFVSIMMNQGEKHVKNIVMNQQILPTDKGSMAVAVNQGTAMGINDAFMIATILSVIAFVLAFFIRKTSPKEDTITNRVKKAS; this is encoded by the coding sequence ATGAATACACAAACACAACAGTCCGATCAAGCCCGAACTCGGTCTATTTTTGGCGTAATGATAATGGGAGCGCTCGTCGCTTTTTTAAATCAAACACTGATTAACATTGCGCTTCCGCAAATGATGGATCATTTCCATGTAACGGCGGCTACGGGCAACTGGTTAACAACCATCTTTATGTTAGTAAACGGAATTGTTATTCCAATTACAGCATTTTTAATGAATCGATTTACTACAAGGCAGCTGTATATTACAGCAATGGGTCTGTTTACAGTAGGAACACTGCTTTGCGGTATCGCACCGACATTTTCCGTTATTTTAGTGGGACGCGTCGTGCAAGCAGCAGGAGCAGGGATTTTATTTCCGTTAATTACCAACGTTATCTTTACGTTATTCCCGCCTGACCGACGCGGTTTTGCGATGGGGATTTTTGGTGTAGCGATGAACTTCGCACCGGCAGTAGGTCCGACGCTTTCTGGTTTAATAGTTGAGCACTACTCATGGCGCGTTTTATTCTTTATGATGTTTCCAATTGCACTTATTAACGTAATTGCGGCAATTATTTTAGTGAAAAACGTGACAGAAACAAGCCGACCGAAGCTAGACGTGCTTGGCGTTATTTTATCAACAATTGGATTTGGCGGCTTGCTGTATGCGTTCGCTACGGGCGGTACAAAGGGCTGGACCAGCACTGAAGTATTAGCCATGTTCATTGTAGGCGGTATTTCAATTCTGTTCTTTATTTTCCGCCAGTTAAAAATCGATCAGCCGCTTCTTGAATTCCGTATTTTCCGTTACCGTATGTTCACTTTAACAACAATCATTAACGTTATTGTGACAATGGCAATGTTTTCAGGTATGATTTTAATGCCGATTTATATGCAAAACGTACGCGGTTTTTCACCGTTTCTTTCAGGCCTGCTGTTACTGCCAGGAGGAATTGTAATGGGGATTATGTCTCCGATTACAGGACGGCTGTTTGATAAGTTCGGCGCAAGATGGCTTGCTGTTATTGGTTTAGCGATTACCGTTGTGACAACATATGAATTAACAAAACTTGAAACGACAACAACATTTATGTATGTAATGATTGTTTATACTGTTCGTATGTTTGGTATGTCGCTGCTCATGATGCCAATCTTTACAGCAGGGTTAAATGAACTTGCGCTTAGCTTAAATAAATACGGCACAGCGATGGTTAATACGCTTCGAATGGTTGCTGGAGCTGTAGGAATGGCGTTCTTTGTCTCCATTATGATGAATCAAGGTGAAAAACATGTGAAAAACATCGTAATGAATCAGCAAATTTTGCCGACAGATAAAGGCAGTATGGCTGTAGCTGTGAATCAAGGTACGGCAATGGGCATTAACGATGCGTTTATGATCGCAACGATTTTAAGTGTGATCGCGTTTGTTTTAGCCTTCTTTATTCGCAAAACATCACCAAAAGAAGATACCATTACAAATCGTGTGAAAAAAGCAAGCTAA
- a CDS encoding 3D domain-containing protein → MKKTMITFSLVLMSLFGVASGASAATNTYTVKSGDSLYKIAKTYKVSVSQLKQWNNLKSDNIHPKQVLKVSQAKSSTPAKAAPAKSSNVVKEFKVTATAYTANCKGCSGKTAIGIDLKKNPNQKVISVDPKVIKLGSKVYVEGYGTAIAADTGGAIKGNKIDVLLPSQKEALKWGRKTVKVQILK, encoded by the coding sequence ATGAAAAAGACAATGATTACGTTCAGTTTAGTTCTAATGTCACTGTTCGGAGTGGCAAGTGGTGCATCAGCTGCAACAAATACATATACAGTAAAAAGCGGAGATTCGCTATACAAAATTGCAAAGACATATAAAGTATCGGTTAGTCAGCTGAAACAGTGGAACAACTTAAAATCAGATAACATTCATCCAAAACAAGTATTAAAAGTATCTCAAGCAAAATCAAGCACGCCTGCTAAAGCAGCGCCTGCGAAGTCTTCAAACGTTGTGAAAGAATTTAAAGTAACAGCAACAGCGTACACAGCGAACTGCAAAGGCTGCAGCGGAAAAACAGCGATTGGAATTGACTTGAAAAAGAATCCAAATCAAAAAGTTATTTCTGTCGATCCAAAAGTGATTAAACTTGGTTCAAAAGTATACGTAGAAGGTTACGGCACAGCAATCGCAGCTGATACAGGCGGTGCGATTAAAGGAAATAAAATTGATGTTCTTCTTCCTTCGCAAAAAGAAGCGTTAAAATGGGGAAGAAAAACAGTAAAAGTTCAAATCTTAAAATAA
- a CDS encoding superoxide dismutase: MADQDERKRYLMEVQTWLEQVCDPVFEEAITEVDITSYITRTQEDVLEYLSEEDVNEYTLEEINNAVRHIDKVLKERLGDDGRERESIAPGRHELPPLGYSYSALEPYINREIMRLHHSKHHQSYVDGLNKAELMLQQARNTNNFDLIKHWEREAAFHGSGHYLHTIFWEIMSPEGGGRPRRQLLQQLQKDFGSYEKFMMHFSQAAKKVEGVGWAILVWSPRSRKLEVLQAERHQLLTQWDTIPLLVLDVWEHAYYLQYKNERDPYVDNWWKIVYWPNVEKRFEAAKMLQWQPY, translated from the coding sequence ATGGCCGATCAAGATGAGAGAAAAAGATACTTGATGGAAGTTCAGACCTGGCTTGAACAAGTGTGTGACCCTGTATTTGAAGAAGCCATTACAGAAGTAGATATAACGTCATATATCACGCGCACGCAAGAAGACGTTCTTGAATATTTAAGTGAAGAAGATGTTAACGAATATACGTTAGAAGAAATCAATAATGCAGTGCGGCATATTGATAAAGTTTTAAAGGAGCGACTTGGAGATGATGGCAGGGAGCGGGAATCTATAGCGCCGGGACGACACGAGCTGCCGCCGCTTGGCTATAGCTATTCAGCTCTTGAGCCGTATATTAACCGGGAAATTATGCGTCTTCATCACAGCAAGCATCATCAAAGCTATGTAGATGGATTAAATAAAGCAGAGCTCATGCTGCAGCAAGCCCGTAACACAAATAATTTTGACCTCATAAAACATTGGGAACGGGAAGCTGCTTTTCATGGCTCCGGTCATTATTTGCATACAATCTTTTGGGAAATTATGAGTCCAGAAGGAGGAGGAAGACCGAGACGCCAGCTGTTGCAGCAGCTTCAAAAAGACTTTGGCAGCTACGAAAAGTTCATGATGCACTTTTCTCAGGCGGCTAAAAAAGTAGAAGGTGTCGGATGGGCAATTTTAGTATGGTCCCCGCGTTCGCGCAAGCTTGAAGTTCTGCAAGCGGAGCGTCATCAGCTTCTCACGCAGTGGGATACGATTCCGCTGCTCGTATTAGACGTATGGGAACACGCGTATTATTTGCAGTACAAAAATGAACGTGATCCGTACGTTGACAATTGGTGGAAAATAGTTTACTGGCCGAATGTAGAAAAAAGGTTTGAGGCAGCTAAAATGCTTCAGTGGCAGCCATATTGA
- a CDS encoding glycosyl transferase family 2, whose amino-acid sequence MLDQYEKINSTYEKLDELQLPFDKPVLVEVEWNGVLFEFLIRLKRESSHLLVFGSGGGASQEMPAGPPYFQRHSWMNEFEDSIIYYNDPTLYLGKVSLAWGQGTSDRFYLKDIAVLIEKFMKKAQVNSSNVLFYGSSGGGFMSMFLAGYVKGAKALVNNPQTCLTKWLKTPVRQVFNLSYPNLTEEEVIASYGERINVVKFFRHINYVPKIYYLQNGAFEYDMNNHLLPFLTDLQHMPDGCEINNIKVDLYYNPKLKHAAVSKQETIDYVNMAKNI is encoded by the coding sequence TTGCTTGATCAATATGAAAAAATAAATAGTACGTACGAGAAGCTAGATGAACTTCAGCTGCCGTTTGACAAGCCGGTTTTAGTAGAAGTCGAGTGGAACGGAGTGCTGTTTGAGTTTTTAATAAGGCTGAAAAGAGAGTCTTCTCATTTGCTTGTGTTTGGTTCAGGCGGAGGAGCAAGTCAGGAAATGCCGGCAGGACCTCCATATTTTCAGCGGCATTCGTGGATGAATGAATTCGAAGATTCCATTATTTATTATAACGATCCTACTCTTTATTTAGGAAAAGTGTCGCTTGCATGGGGACAAGGGACGAGCGATCGTTTTTATTTAAAAGACATTGCCGTTTTAATTGAAAAATTCATGAAAAAAGCGCAGGTGAATTCGTCTAACGTGCTGTTTTACGGATCTTCAGGCGGCGGCTTTATGTCGATGTTTTTGGCGGGGTACGTAAAAGGAGCAAAAGCGCTTGTCAATAATCCGCAGACCTGCTTGACCAAGTGGCTGAAAACGCCGGTTCGGCAAGTGTTTAATTTATCTTATCCCAACCTGACAGAAGAGGAAGTGATAGCCTCATACGGTGAGCGAATCAACGTAGTGAAGTTTTTTCGCCATATTAACTATGTGCCAAAGATATATTATTTGCAAAACGGGGCGTTTGAATATGATATGAACAATCACTTGCTTCCATTTTTAACGGATTTGCAGCATATGCCAGACGGCTGTGAAATCAATAATATAAAAGTGGACCTTTATTACAATCCAAAGCTGAAGCACGCGGCTGTTAGTAAGCAAGAAACGATTGATTATGTGAATATGGCAAAGAATATATAA
- a CDS encoding cupin domain-containing protein, giving the protein MSTSYMDYNNPNVQYFSDVNKNRLNTRNGENYINRLGRDVLNTLGNVSLLDIYLSESRVVEPHYHQNAAELVYCISGSAVVSLINPFNNEVTNIPIVPGQVANIPQGWWHWEIASEDNTHLLAIFDAPYPEYIFGSDILNKTPIEVLAHTYCLDPEQLKKTLAPLKNQTIVIGPTDECGEKEHYKKKKQAGPVHHQTPHYTYPPPQNSYYHSQNPYHYRYW; this is encoded by the coding sequence TTGTCAACGTCCTATATGGATTACAATAATCCGAACGTACAATACTTTTCTGATGTGAATAAAAATAGACTCAATACGCGCAATGGCGAAAACTATATTAACCGGCTAGGAAGAGATGTGCTAAATACCCTTGGAAACGTATCGTTACTCGATATTTACTTAAGCGAAAGCCGCGTGGTCGAACCGCACTATCATCAAAATGCCGCTGAGCTTGTCTACTGCATTTCGGGCTCAGCTGTCGTTTCATTAATCAATCCGTTTAACAATGAAGTGACAAACATTCCGATTGTTCCCGGTCAAGTAGCCAATATCCCTCAAGGCTGGTGGCATTGGGAAATCGCTTCTGAAGACAATACCCATTTACTCGCCATTTTTGACGCTCCGTACCCGGAATACATTTTTGGATCAGATATTTTAAATAAGACGCCTATTGAAGTACTTGCTCACACATACTGCTTAGATCCGGAGCAACTAAAGAAAACGCTGGCTCCGTTAAAAAATCAAACCATCGTAATTGGACCAACGGACGAATGCGGAGAAAAAGAACATTATAAAAAGAAAAAACAAGCAGGCCCCGTTCACCACCAGACGCCTCATTATACGTATCCTCCTCCTCAGAATTCTTATTATCATTCTCAAAATCCTTATCACTATCGATATTGGTAG
- a CDS encoding undecaprenyl-diphosphatase — protein MDYKMFRTINQLAGRYSTIDMLMILISKKVRYVFMFVLIFMWFRNYSQKKVTIYAVTSSAFTLFINTLIKCFYFKPRPFIKRRVGILIPSKMDSSFLSKHTLLTFAVSTSIFLHERVIGSVMWGLALLTGFSKIWVGHHYPSDIIRSAFIGSVTSITIDKTARFFNSFIRL, from the coding sequence ATGGACTATAAAATGTTTAGAACAATCAATCAACTGGCTGGTCGTTATTCTACCATAGATATGCTGATGATATTGATTTCAAAAAAGGTTCGTTATGTATTTATGTTTGTATTGATTTTTATGTGGTTTCGAAACTATTCGCAAAAAAAAGTGACAATATATGCAGTAACATCTTCGGCCTTTACTTTATTTATTAACACGTTGATTAAATGTTTTTACTTTAAGCCTCGCCCATTTATAAAACGCCGTGTCGGCATACTTATTCCTTCAAAAATGGATTCTTCATTTCTAAGCAAACATACGCTGCTTACTTTTGCGGTATCTACTTCTATCTTTCTTCATGAACGTGTGATCGGGTCAGTTATGTGGGGACTGGCTTTGTTAACGGGGTTCTCAAAGATTTGGGTCGGACATCATTATCCTTCTGATATCATCCGAAGTGCCTTTATTGGCAGTGTGACAAGCATCACCATTGACAAAACTGCACGTTTCTTTAATTCTTTTATTCGTCTATAA
- a CDS encoding SagB family peptide dehydrogenase, with translation MGLETFLYNLHFDIDKASPTDWEVDWEDAPLPYKLYRDLPVFPLSLEVPLSLEQWAAPEQPNLQRMSHFLWYVFGLTQISQSAFSTTDQEPELMQSYRRFVPSGGALYPNELYVYLKTEDLPVGMYHYDVAHHRLVLLREGNFDSYIAQALGNRCDVSACFGTFFVSTMFWKNFYKYNNFAYRLQGLDAGVLIGQLLEVAKRFGFASGVYFQYLDRAINHLLGLNEEEESVYAVIPLTVEPTSWFTNRGGKEPVSAIELCRELPVIQNNHYVRSQRIKAFPMLKKMNEASMLESKQSFRQIKVREKVNCKSQVVTLPHMKRLSYDLASVCQKRFSPDMDFIFGKVSQLQLATLLQEATSAYLYRNDLDEAHKKNEPRVSLYVCLNNIEGIPDGAYHYDSANHALRQVDLGDHRLSLQYGMPVGNVNLSQVPFCFHVAGDKDHFISELGYRGYRIQQMEAGMLVQRLLLAASAIDMGGHPLLGFDANLCDEIYKMEQQGKTSLIQIPTGPYRPRPWLKGSLQS, from the coding sequence ATGGGTCTCGAGACATTTCTGTACAATCTGCATTTTGACATTGATAAGGCAAGCCCAACGGACTGGGAAGTGGATTGGGAAGATGCCCCGCTTCCGTATAAGCTCTACCGTGACTTGCCCGTTTTCCCATTATCTCTGGAAGTACCGCTGTCGCTTGAACAATGGGCAGCGCCAGAACAGCCTAACCTTCAGAGAATGAGTCATTTTCTCTGGTATGTATTTGGTCTTACTCAAATTTCCCAGTCAGCCTTTTCTACTACAGATCAAGAGCCGGAACTAATGCAGTCGTATCGGCGTTTTGTTCCTTCTGGCGGGGCGTTGTACCCAAACGAATTGTACGTATATCTGAAGACGGAGGATTTGCCGGTTGGGATGTACCATTATGATGTAGCACACCATCGCTTAGTACTGTTGAGAGAAGGTAACTTCGATTCATATATAGCCCAGGCTCTTGGCAATCGCTGTGATGTGTCCGCTTGTTTTGGTACGTTTTTTGTGTCGACAATGTTTTGGAAAAACTTCTATAAATACAATAACTTTGCTTATCGTCTACAAGGGCTAGATGCTGGCGTGCTGATTGGACAGTTACTGGAAGTAGCAAAACGGTTTGGTTTTGCTTCTGGGGTGTACTTTCAATATCTAGATCGGGCGATCAACCATCTGCTTGGACTAAACGAAGAAGAGGAGAGTGTATATGCAGTTATCCCTCTAACAGTGGAACCTACAAGTTGGTTTACTAATCGGGGTGGGAAAGAGCCTGTTTCTGCTATCGAACTGTGTCGAGAGTTGCCAGTCATTCAAAATAATCACTACGTCCGATCACAGAGGATCAAAGCGTTTCCGATGTTAAAGAAGATGAATGAAGCGTCCATGCTAGAATCAAAGCAATCGTTTCGGCAAATAAAGGTGAGGGAGAAGGTGAATTGTAAGAGTCAAGTGGTCACTCTTCCTCACATGAAGCGATTATCATATGATCTAGCTTCGGTTTGTCAAAAGAGATTTTCACCGGACATGGATTTCATTTTTGGAAAGGTAAGTCAATTGCAGTTGGCCACTTTACTGCAGGAAGCAACGTCGGCGTACTTGTATCGAAATGATCTGGATGAAGCACATAAGAAGAACGAGCCCCGTGTCTCACTGTATGTCTGTTTGAATAATATTGAAGGTATTCCCGATGGAGCCTATCATTATGATAGTGCTAATCATGCGTTACGACAGGTAGATCTCGGTGATCATCGACTCAGTTTGCAATATGGAATGCCTGTAGGGAATGTTAATTTATCCCAAGTGCCATTCTGCTTTCATGTGGCAGGGGATAAAGATCACTTCATATCGGAACTGGGATACAGAGGCTATCGTATTCAGCAAATGGAAGCAGGTATGCTCGTGCAACGATTACTGTTAGCGGCGTCGGCCATCGATATGGGAGGACACCCACTACTCGGATTTGATGCCAACCTGTGTGACGAGATCTACAAAATGGAGCAACAAGGAAAAACCAGTCTAATCCAAATTCCGACCGGCCCCTACCGACCTCGCCCTTGGTTAAAGGGGAGTTTGCAAAGCTAA
- a CDS encoding TOMM precursor leader peptide-binding protein: MSAVVVIIGEGMLADHVYEQLSDQYQVVRHIDFEAELPEAADLVLVLDDAWNPSLHQKAEEVLRSTGIRWLRGFVSFGEGVIGPLVGSDTPGCSRCADIRHLMAGRDRKEMWEMQQQLAADGGVTRDAWASSLGLLQIACLLGREVQRIVQGDEVHSEGQVCLINLKTLKSSWHTFLSDPLCPGCSQLPDDSPAAARISLKSSPKITDSYRCRSMDDLNKVLVKDYLDQRMGILNGKMYDLVPPFADVVVNLPLFSGDEGVAGRTHSYAVSELTAILEGLERSCGMTPRGKRTVVYDSYRNLKDQAINPIEVGVHAKERYAEPGFPFEQFHPDRPIKWVWGYSFLQERPILVPELLAYYSLGCGQGFVYETSNGCALGGSLEEAIFYGILEVVERDSFLMTWYAELPLPRLDPYSANDQELELMIDRVRAIGGYDLHFYNSTMEHGIPSVWAMAKNRKKKGLNIICAAGAHLDPVRAVKSTIHELAAMMLTLDEKLETNQEEFVRMLQDSSLVQKMDDHGMLYGLPQAQERLQFLLDDNRPLRSFAEEFKWKSNSADLTDDLQDILQKFRRLNLDVIVVDQSTPETKRNGLYCVKVLIPGMLPMTFGHHLTRVTGLERVLRVPMELGYKKKPLTFEQLNPHPHPFP, from the coding sequence GTGAGTGCAGTCGTAGTGATTATTGGAGAAGGAATGCTAGCTGACCACGTGTATGAACAATTGTCAGACCAATACCAGGTAGTTCGTCATATTGATTTCGAGGCAGAATTACCTGAAGCGGCTGATTTAGTTTTAGTGTTGGATGATGCTTGGAATCCTTCTCTTCATCAAAAAGCAGAAGAGGTGTTGCGTTCAACCGGCATCCGATGGCTGCGAGGCTTCGTTTCATTTGGAGAAGGCGTGATCGGACCGCTAGTTGGTTCGGATACACCAGGGTGCTCCCGATGTGCGGACATACGACATCTCATGGCAGGACGTGACCGTAAAGAGATGTGGGAAATGCAACAGCAGCTGGCTGCGGACGGAGGAGTAACGCGTGACGCGTGGGCATCGAGCTTGGGGCTTTTGCAGATCGCCTGCCTGCTTGGGAGGGAGGTACAGAGGATCGTGCAAGGTGATGAGGTGCACTCGGAAGGACAGGTATGTTTAATTAATCTGAAAACATTAAAGAGTTCATGGCATACTTTTTTGTCTGATCCATTATGTCCTGGTTGCAGCCAATTACCTGACGATTCACCAGCTGCGGCCAGAATTTCGTTAAAATCAAGCCCAAAGATTACTGATAGTTACCGCTGCCGTTCGATGGACGATCTAAATAAAGTCCTGGTTAAAGACTATCTGGATCAACGGATGGGCATTTTGAATGGAAAAATGTATGACCTTGTCCCGCCTTTTGCTGATGTAGTTGTAAATTTGCCGTTATTCTCAGGAGACGAAGGAGTAGCAGGACGGACTCATTCATATGCGGTAAGCGAGTTAACTGCTATTTTGGAGGGATTGGAACGGTCTTGCGGTATGACACCTCGTGGAAAACGAACCGTCGTATATGATAGTTATCGTAATCTGAAAGATCAAGCGATCAATCCTATTGAAGTAGGAGTGCACGCGAAGGAACGGTATGCCGAGCCTGGTTTTCCATTTGAACAGTTTCACCCTGACCGTCCGATAAAATGGGTATGGGGCTATTCGTTTTTGCAAGAACGTCCAATTTTGGTTCCTGAGTTGCTTGCCTATTACAGTTTGGGATGTGGCCAAGGGTTTGTCTATGAAACTTCCAACGGATGCGCATTAGGGGGAAGTTTGGAAGAAGCCATTTTCTACGGTATTCTGGAAGTGGTAGAACGTGATTCGTTCTTAATGACTTGGTACGCAGAGTTGCCTCTCCCGCGTCTTGACCCTTATTCCGCTAACGATCAAGAATTAGAGCTGATGATCGATCGTGTACGGGCAATAGGGGGATATGATCTGCACTTTTATAATTCGACGATGGAGCACGGAATTCCAAGCGTTTGGGCGATGGCAAAAAACAGAAAGAAAAAGGGTTTGAATATCATCTGTGCAGCTGGAGCTCATCTTGATCCAGTACGGGCGGTAAAAAGCACGATTCACGAGCTGGCTGCCATGATGCTGACGCTTGATGAGAAATTAGAGACGAACCAGGAGGAGTTTGTGCGAATGCTGCAAGATTCTTCCTTGGTGCAGAAGATGGATGATCATGGCATGCTGTACGGTTTGCCGCAAGCGCAAGAGCGCCTACAGTTTTTGCTAGATGATAATCGTCCATTGCGATCGTTTGCTGAGGAATTCAAGTGGAAATCGAATTCTGCAGATCTGACTGATGATCTACAGGACATTCTTCAGAAGTTTCGTCGATTGAATCTCGATGTGATTGTGGTGGATCAGTCGACACCGGAAACTAAACGAAACGGACTGTATTGTGTTAAAGTGCTGATTCCGGGAATGTTGCCAATGACATTCGGACATCACCTTACGAGAGTAACAGGACTGGAGAGAGTGCTGCGGGTACCAATGGAACTTGGATATAAAAAGAAACCGCTGACATTTGAACAGCTTAATCCACATCCGCATCCGTTTCCATAA